TTATCTAATAAGGCTATATGCGAATTTATTTTATTTTTCAAAAATTTTATTATATTCGCACGCTGTTGTCAACAAAGTTATTAACATTATGCCATACAGAAGACTTCCCAACACCGACAAATCCAGAATGAAGGCTCTTAAAACCGCACAGGAGAAAGGCAGAGAGCTTCCTCCTTTTAAACTGGCCTTTTCACAGGAAACCCTGCAAAGATTGAGCTCATTTCTTCCAAAATATGAAAAGGCACTAACGGAGTATCAACAGACCTATAAAATTCAGAAAGAAAACAATAAGGATTATTACAGCAAGCTTAAAAAAGCCAAAATGTACATTTCCCACTTCATTCAAGTGGTGAACATGTCAGTCATACGTGGAGAAATGCCACCCAAAACCCGTTCCTTTTATGGTCTGGCAGAAGATGACAAAAAACTGCCCGATCTGAATACCGAAAACAGCCTGGTTGAATGGGGGGAAAAGCTCATTGAAGGGGAGGAGCAAAGAAAGAAAAAGAACCTTCCCCCGATAACCAACCCGACCATAGCGGTAGTAAAAGTACACTACGATAAATTTATGGATGCCTATAAGTTTCAGAAACAGCTTCAGGAAAACAATCAAAGGGCGGCGAACAACGTCAATGAGCTGAGAAAGGAAGCAGATGATATCATTACCAATATCTGGGATGAGGTGGAAAATACCTTTTCAGACCGGCCTGATGAATTTAAACGCAGCCATGCTAAAGAATACGGAGTAGTTTATGTATGGCGTAAAAATGAACTGGGGAGCATCAACTACTTCAATTACAAGAAGAATTCTTCATACCTGTCCTGATCTTTTTTCATACATATACACAAGATAACAACACAAACCAATCATCACTCCACTAAAAATCACCATGAGTTCGGAGGAGCCAACGGTTCCATAATTACCGTAAATCATATCGCTTTCACTGCCGACTATATAGTAAAAAATAACCGCACTGCCATTATTCACAAAATGGCCTGTAATCGGCAACCAGATGGACCCGCTCCAATAAAACAAATATCCAAAAAGTATACCCAGCGCCACACGGGGTATGAATCCATAAAACTGGATATGCATGGCACTAAAAACTATTGCTGCTATCAATATGCCCAAATGAATATTGCGGGCCCATGCAGCAAATAATTTTTGCAGAATACCCCGGAACAGGAGTTCCTCACCCAATGCAGGCAACACTGCCACCATGAGAAGATTAACAAGCAATTGCTGAATATTCTCAGCATCCAGAAAGCGATAGGTGATCCGGCGGGCTTCCTCTTCTCTGTCTATCAGATGCTTTTCAAGCAATTCCAATGATTCCGGGAAAGGAATGCTTTGATTGAGGTGAGATAAAAAATTTATAAAAGGCAGTGCAAAAAAGATCATTACAATAACCACAGAAAACGAGGCAATTTTGGGCTGAGATGCAAATCCAAGAAATGCTCCGGCCTGCCCTGAATACAATCTGGCAATTATAAAGGGCGGAAGAACAAACAAGCCGATGGTTTGTATAGTCTGAAAATATTTTAACAGATGCAATTGATCCGAAAAATTCCCGTTGGCAAAAAGGTTTGATAATTCACTGAAAGATATACCAAAGACAGGAATAGCCAGGAAATAACCCATTGAAAACACTGCAAAAAATGATGCTATCATAATAAACACAATGGCAAGCAGTTTTGAGAATGGGTGATGGTATAAATCGTTATACATAGGCAGATCAATTAAAACTACTATTTTTGCAAATAAAATTAATCAAATAAATTTTGATAAAAATAGGCCACATAGAATTACCGGAAAAACCGCTTTTTCTTGCACCCATGGAGGATATAACCGATCATAGCTTCCGCCATGTATGCAAAGAATACGGGGCTGATGTAATGATCTCTGAATTTATTGCTTCAGAGGGGCTTATCAGGGATTGTAAAATAAGTATGCAGAAGATGAAAATTTCTGAGTCTGAAAGGCCATTCGGTGTCCAGTTATATGGTCACCGCACCGAAGCCATGGTGGAAGCGGTAAAAATGGCTGAGGAAGCCAATCCCGATTTCATTGATCTGAATTTTGGATGCCCGGTCAAAAAAGTAGCAGGCAAAGGTGCAGGTGCAGGGATGCTCCAGGATATTCCCCGAATGATCGAAATGACCAAAGCCGTGGTTAACGCCACTGAATTGCCGGTAACCGTTAAGACCCGCTTGGGCTGGGACCACAACAGCATCAAAATTGTGGATATAGCCGGGGAACTTCAGGAAACAGGTATCCAGGCTCTGACGATACACGGAAGACTGAGGGCGCAGATGTATAATGGTCAGGCCGACTGGGAGCCTATTGCTGAAGTCAAAAACCATCCGGAAATACAAATACCCGTTATAGGAAATGGAGACATCAAAGGTCCTGAAGATGCCAGAATTGCATTTGACGATTACGGGGTAGATGGCGTCATGATCGGCCGCGCAACAGTAGGCAAACCATGGCTGTTCAGATCAATCAGAACATATCTGGAAACCGGCATCATACCAGATGACCCCGATGTGAAAGAAAAAACTGAAATTGCCAAAAAGCATCTGACCAAATCCATCGAATGGAAAGGCCTCCCCAGAGGAATCTATGAGATGAGAAAACATCTGTCCAATTATTTTAAAGGACTTCCTCATTTCAGGGATATCAAACGCCAATTGGTTACAACCCTTGAACCACAGGAAATTTATGATATGCTGGATTACATTGCAGAAAGATATGCCGATTTCGACAGCTCCAAACTAAAAAGCGACGCATTCTTTCATTACTGAAACGTTAAAACTTACCGAAATTGAATTGCGTCTTTTTCTGTCTTACTTAATTAATTTTTGTCCATAAAGTCAAAGAGATCTGAAAGAGTCTCGTTTAGAATGTTCGCTGGCAAGGCTTGCGAGTTTTGGATTCCAGGAGTCCGGCGGCTGCCGGATGACTGGCATTCAAAACGAGTGTAACGAAGCCAGTGGACATTATAGACAGACTCTAATTAGCTTGATCCTCAATCTTCAGTATATTGTAGGCCTGATCAATAATAAAGGGAGCATTATCAGCCGGAACGTCAGGGTTTAATTCAATGGGGTACACAGGAGCATTTTTTCTTTTGTCCAGGCCATGTTGATAAGCTTTGTCATAATACCGCAGAACAATATCTACAGCCGTATAGAAATCATCGTTATCCAGAGCTTCTATGGCTTTCTGCGCATTTTGCCCTCCCAGTCTCTTACTGATCTTCCGAATGGAATCTTTCAGCAATTGTTTGTCAAAGCTGGCGTATTCCCGAACAAGTCTCCTGATCCTGATATCTTGATCCACTTCAACTTTGATCACCGGGGCAGACCGAATCTTGCGAAAAAGTTCCTCCGGCAAACAGTTTGAACCGATCATTTTGCTTTCATCTTCCACCCAAACGGGTTTATTCAAATCAAATGTGAGCCACTTTTCAAACAGCAGGTTTTCAAAGTGCTCGTTAGGCAGTTGGTCTTCTTCTCCCAGTCCTCCGAAAACCGAGCCCTTATGGCTGGCAATACCTTCCAGATCAAGACACTGCTCACCCCGGTTCATTATGGAATGTAAAATCTCCGTTTTTCCGCTGCCCGTATAACCTCCAAGCACAATAAGCGACACAGGTCGCTCCAGTTGTTGCCGGCAATACCTTCTGTAGGTTTTATACCCCCCTTCCAGTATATAGGCATGAATACCAACCCTGCTGAACAGCCAGGCCATGTTTTCACTTCTCATTCCTCCCCTCCAGCAATGAACGATGAGCTGCTTTTTTTTGCCGGCTATTTCTTCAGCCTTCTCAACCATATCCAACATTTTGGGGCCGACAACCCTCAACCCTTGCTTGATTGCTGCTATGCGTCCGGTCTGTTTATAGGTGATTCCCACCCGGGCGCGTTCTTCATTACTAAAAAGGGGGATATTCCAGGCTCCGGGAATATGGGCTTTCTGGTATTCTCCGGGAGAACGGACATCAATAACGGGAACATTTTCTCTTAATCTGAAGAATTCCTGTATGTCTATTTTGGTCATACAAACTCAACCTTACAGAAAGGGATCAAACGGCAGACTTTTGCTGATACGTATTGGTTAACCAGCATTGGACAGCACCTGGGGTTTAATAATAGCCCGCACTGCATAAAGGATTCCCTGTACATCGAACCCGCATTCTTTCTGCAGCTCCTCCTGTGCTCCGTGCTCAATAAATTTATCCGGAATACCCAACCGTTTAATACGTGGATAATAAGAATTCTCGTTCATAAATTCCATGACCGCACTACCCAAGCCCCCTATAATGGTACCATCTTCAACGGTTATCACATATTTAAATTTCTCTCCAATCTCATGCAACAGTTCTTCGTCGATGGGTTTCAGGAATCTCATATCATAATGGGCAACATTGACACTGTCTTTTTCCAGTTCAGCAGCCGCCTGCTCAGCATAATTTCCTACATGTCCGATGGTCACGATAGCCAGATCGACACCATCCCTCATTTTTCTTCCTTTGCCAACCGGAATTTCCCGGAATGGCTGCTTCCAGTTCAGGTTCACGCCACGGCCTCTGGGATATCGGATGGTAAAAGGGCCTTTATCGGGCAATTGTGATGTGAACATCAGATTTCTCAGTTCTACCTCATCCATAGGAGCCGACAGGATCATATTAGGAATTGCTCTCATATAGGACAAATCAAGCACCCCATGATGGGTAGCTCCGTCCGCACCTACCAGGCCGCCACGGTCCAGGCAGAATGTCACGTTGAGATTCTGAAGGGCTACATCGTGAATAACCTGATCATAGGCCCGCTGTATAAAAGTGGAGTAAATATTGCAGAAAGGCATCATCCCGTCAGCCGACAATCCTGCTGAAAAGGTGACGGCATGTTGTTCCGCAATGCCAACGTCAAATGCCCGGTCGGGCATCTTCTCCATCATGATGTTCAATGAAGAACCCGTTGGCATGGCCGGGGTAATTCCGACAATTTTCTTATTTTTTCGCGCAAGTTCCACAATCGTATGCCCGAAAACATCCTGATATTTTGGAGGCTGGGGTTTATCCTGCGCTACCTTATATAACTTGCCGGTATCTTTGTCAAACTTTCCCGGTGCTCTGTGCCAGGTGGTCTGATCGATCTCTGCCTGCTTAAATCCCTTGCCTTTCTGAGTAATGGTATGCAATAACTTAGGTCCCCTTATGTGCTTCAGATCGTTAAGAATTTTGGTGAGATAGACAACATCATGACCATCAACCGGACCAAAATATCTAAAATTCAATGCTTCAAAAAAATTGCTTTGACTGAGAACTGCCGTTTTAACAGCACTTTCAAGCTGAGAAGCAAGTTTCTGGTAATTGGGCCCCAGCTTACTGATCTTCCCCAACAAATTCCATACATCATTCTTAATTTTGTTATAGGTTTTGGAGGTGGCAATATCAAGCAGATATTCTTTAAGGGCTCCCACATTGGGATCAATGGCCATGTTGTTGTCATTCAAAATGACCAGCAAATCCGAATTTTCAGTCCCCGCGTTATTTAAACCTTCAAAAGCCAAGCCTCCTGTCATGGAACCATCACCTATTACCGCCACAACATTTCTGTCTTTCATGCCCTGTAAGTCAGACGACTTAGCATACCCCAGGGCCGCTGAAATGGAGGTTGAAGCATGTCCTACACCAAAGGCATCGTATTGACTTTCATTCGGATTGGGAAAGCCACTTAAACCTCTGTATTTGCGGTTGGTATGAAAATCCTCCTTTCGGCCGGTCAGGATTTTATGGCCATATGCCTGATGGCCCACATCCCAGAGTATTTTATCATAAGGCGCATTAAACACATAGTGCAATGCCACTGTAAGTTCTGCCACTCCCAGACTTGCTCCGAAATGGGCAGGATTTACCGAGGCTTCTTCAATGATAAACCTCCGCAGCTCGTTGCTTAGTTCTATTAGTTCGAGCTCACTCAGCCTTTTCAGGTCTTCGGGATAGCTTATCCGGCTTAAATAACGATAGTTTGTAGACATAACTCAATACGTATTTATAAAATACCATTCAAAATTAAGAATTATTTCAATTCAATATAATTAAAAGCAACTTCTATAACAACTTATTTTTTATATTTGTTTTCAATTTTATATAAAAAATTTAAACAAATGCTATGAATATCAAAATATTTTTCATCCTCATCCTTTTTCTGGCATCTTGTGTTCCACAAAAAGAATTCAGGAAGGTACAAAGGGAAAAGGAGCAATTACAGGCACTAAATGATTCGCTGAAAGAACGAAACCGAAAACTGGAAATTTCCAACAGAGAGCTTGGTACCAGGGTTAAAGTACTTGAAAACAGAATAGAGCGTCTTGTCCGGGACAGCATGAAACGCGCTGAAAGGCTTGTGAATTATAGACAGGAGA
The Bacteroidales bacterium DNA segment above includes these coding regions:
- the dxs gene encoding 1-deoxy-D-xylulose-5-phosphate synthase, encoding MSTNYRYLSRISYPEDLKRLSELELIELSNELRRFIIEEASVNPAHFGASLGVAELTVALHYVFNAPYDKILWDVGHQAYGHKILTGRKEDFHTNRKYRGLSGFPNPNESQYDAFGVGHASTSISAALGYAKSSDLQGMKDRNVVAVIGDGSMTGGLAFEGLNNAGTENSDLLVILNDNNMAIDPNVGALKEYLLDIATSKTYNKIKNDVWNLLGKISKLGPNYQKLASQLESAVKTAVLSQSNFFEALNFRYFGPVDGHDVVYLTKILNDLKHIRGPKLLHTITQKGKGFKQAEIDQTTWHRAPGKFDKDTGKLYKVAQDKPQPPKYQDVFGHTIVELARKNKKIVGITPAMPTGSSLNIMMEKMPDRAFDVGIAEQHAVTFSAGLSADGMMPFCNIYSTFIQRAYDQVIHDVALQNLNVTFCLDRGGLVGADGATHHGVLDLSYMRAIPNMILSAPMDEVELRNLMFTSQLPDKGPFTIRYPRGRGVNLNWKQPFREIPVGKGRKMRDGVDLAIVTIGHVGNYAEQAAAELEKDSVNVAHYDMRFLKPIDEELLHEIGEKFKYVITVEDGTIIGGLGSAVMEFMNENSYYPRIKRLGIPDKFIEHGAQEELQKECGFDVQGILYAVRAIIKPQVLSNAG
- the mnmH gene encoding tRNA 2-selenouridine(34) synthase MnmH, giving the protein MTKIDIQEFFRLRENVPVIDVRSPGEYQKAHIPGAWNIPLFSNEERARVGITYKQTGRIAAIKQGLRVVGPKMLDMVEKAEEIAGKKKQLIVHCWRGGMRSENMAWLFSRVGIHAYILEGGYKTYRRYCRQQLERPVSLIVLGGYTGSGKTEILHSIMNRGEQCLDLEGIASHKGSVFGGLGEEDQLPNEHFENLLFEKWLTFDLNKPVWVEDESKMIGSNCLPEELFRKIRSAPVIKVEVDQDIRIRRLVREYASFDKQLLKDSIRKISKRLGGQNAQKAIEALDNDDFYTAVDIVLRYYDKAYQHGLDKRKNAPVYPIELNPDVPADNAPFIIDQAYNILKIEDQAN
- the dusB gene encoding tRNA dihydrouridine synthase DusB, producing the protein MKIGHIELPEKPLFLAPMEDITDHSFRHVCKEYGADVMISEFIASEGLIRDCKISMQKMKISESERPFGVQLYGHRTEAMVEAVKMAEEANPDFIDLNFGCPVKKVAGKGAGAGMLQDIPRMIEMTKAVVNATELPVTVKTRLGWDHNSIKIVDIAGELQETGIQALTIHGRLRAQMYNGQADWEPIAEVKNHPEIQIPVIGNGDIKGPEDARIAFDDYGVDGVMIGRATVGKPWLFRSIRTYLETGIIPDDPDVKEKTEIAKKHLTKSIEWKGLPRGIYEMRKHLSNYFKGLPHFRDIKRQLVTTLEPQEIYDMLDYIAERYADFDSSKLKSDAFFHY
- a CDS encoding CPBP family intramembrane metalloprotease, which gives rise to MYNDLYHHPFSKLLAIVFIMIASFFAVFSMGYFLAIPVFGISFSELSNLFANGNFSDQLHLLKYFQTIQTIGLFVLPPFIIARLYSGQAGAFLGFASQPKIASFSVVIVMIFFALPFINFLSHLNQSIPFPESLELLEKHLIDREEEARRITYRFLDAENIQQLLVNLLMVAVLPALGEELLFRGILQKLFAAWARNIHLGILIAAIVFSAMHIQFYGFIPRVALGILFGYLFYWSGSIWLPITGHFVNNGSAVIFYYIVGSESDMIYGNYGTVGSSELMVIFSGVMIGLCCYLVYMYEKRSGQV